The Bacteroidia bacterium genome includes a window with the following:
- a CDS encoding TAT-variant-translocated molybdopterin oxidoreductase → MSNKTQYWKGEDELLNTAEFQADLKKEFSEDLPLDEVLSENNFELSSNRRDFLKFFGFSITAVALAACNKAPIRKAIPYLVKPEDVTPGVANYYNSTLGATSEGYGIQVKVREGRPIKVDGNPNSFSGKGLSALGQASILSLYDTARLQNPLKGGKETDWKTVDADIEKALASSKRVAIISNTIHSPSALSVIKKFAEKYSTDHITYDAISYSGILKANEEGFGKAVIPSYDFSKSKVIVSFAADFLGTWISPVEYTGLYTQGRQPGKMSRHYQFESNLSLSGSNADVRFPMKQSNEALYIATLYNKIAEKKGAAKIPVTRNLNLAGNVLDNVAKDLLDNLGASIVVSGSNDPYIQQMVNGLNFLLGNYGNTIDLNKCSNQYKGLDVNFDKFISDASNGTYDAVIFWDANPMYSFYNAEKLKGALSKIKTKISLASFLDETAEEVEYVCPDNHYLESWGDSEPKKGKLQITQPTISPVFNTRQAEVSLLTWIGLGQKPEKDPFASKEIMAQKFDTSIYYTYVKNYWIENIAGVTTEADFNKVLHDGYYNMPNSNDEAIALSYNVEFSAYGPIITKLVPEDNNAIDLVLYQKVGIRDGKFCGNPWVQELPDPISKVTWDNYVAIPKALAEKKKIQQGDLVKITHNGIVIDKFPVNIQPGQANNTIAIALGYGRKGKAAEKGAYEIIGKNAYPFAQFVNGARQWVTSGVQIEKVSGNYVLAQTQTHNTIEGRDLLREATQADFVKNPAAGNDMPRPHLYELWSRHEYKRDDNPGHYWAMAIDLNACTGCGACVVACSIENNVPIVGRDEVRRRREMHWIRIDRYFAFENVNHTDYSKDLFLSRDYEPEYVTKEKGIEALDRAEAKKSNADYAYYESVKVMHQPIMCQHCDNAPCETVCPVLATTHSSEGLNQMTYNRCIGTKYCANNCPFKVRRFNWFRYNDNDKFDFFFNNDLGKMVINPDVTVRTRGVMEKCSMCVQRIQDGKLKAKRERREMIDGEIETACQRSCPANAIVFGDLNDEKSEVSKLYRNERSYHLLEELNLQQGVKYLTKIRNI, encoded by the coding sequence ATGTCTAATAAAACACAATATTGGAAAGGAGAGGATGAGCTACTCAACACAGCTGAGTTTCAAGCTGATTTGAAAAAAGAATTTAGCGAAGACCTACCTCTAGATGAAGTTCTCTCTGAGAATAATTTTGAATTGTCTTCAAACAGAAGAGATTTCTTAAAATTCTTTGGATTTAGTATTACGGCTGTTGCTTTAGCTGCTTGTAACAAAGCACCTATCAGAAAAGCAATTCCTTACTTGGTAAAACCTGAAGATGTAACACCGGGAGTTGCAAATTATTACAATTCTACTCTGGGTGCAACTTCGGAAGGTTATGGAATTCAAGTGAAGGTTCGTGAAGGACGTCCTATAAAAGTGGATGGCAACCCTAATTCTTTTTCAGGTAAAGGACTTTCTGCTTTAGGACAAGCAAGTATCTTATCGCTGTATGATACTGCAAGACTTCAGAATCCATTAAAAGGAGGAAAAGAAACTGATTGGAAAACTGTTGATGCAGATATTGAAAAGGCATTAGCATCAAGTAAAAGAGTTGCAATAATTTCAAATACCATACACAGTCCTTCTGCTCTTTCAGTAATTAAAAAATTCGCTGAGAAGTATAGTACTGACCATATTACATATGATGCAATTTCTTATAGCGGAATCTTAAAAGCTAATGAAGAAGGATTTGGCAAAGCAGTTATCCCATCTTATGATTTCTCAAAATCTAAGGTGATAGTAAGTTTTGCAGCAGATTTCCTTGGAACATGGATTTCTCCTGTCGAATATACCGGACTTTACACACAAGGAAGACAACCCGGTAAGATGTCCAGACATTATCAGTTTGAATCAAATTTATCGCTTAGCGGCTCAAATGCTGATGTTAGATTCCCAATGAAACAATCCAATGAAGCACTTTATATTGCTACATTGTATAATAAGATAGCTGAGAAAAAAGGTGCAGCTAAAATTCCTGTAACAAGAAATCTAAACCTTGCAGGCAATGTGTTAGATAACGTTGCAAAAGATTTATTGGATAATTTAGGTGCTTCCATTGTGGTGTCAGGCTCTAATGATCCTTATATTCAACAGATGGTCAACGGGTTGAATTTCTTATTAGGTAATTATGGGAACACTATTGATTTGAATAAATGTTCAAATCAATACAAAGGATTAGATGTAAATTTTGACAAGTTTATTTCTGATGCTTCTAATGGTACTTATGATGCAGTTATTTTCTGGGATGCAAACCCGATGTATAGTTTTTACAACGCAGAAAAATTAAAAGGTGCATTATCTAAAATCAAAACTAAAATATCCTTAGCGAGTTTCTTAGATGAAACAGCAGAAGAGGTTGAATATGTGTGCCCTGACAATCATTACCTTGAATCTTGGGGTGATTCTGAACCTAAGAAAGGAAAACTACAAATTACACAACCAACGATTTCTCCGGTATTTAATACACGCCAAGCTGAAGTATCCCTTCTGACATGGATAGGATTAGGTCAAAAACCTGAGAAAGATCCTTTTGCTTCAAAAGAGATTATGGCGCAGAAGTTTGATACATCTATTTATTACACTTATGTAAAGAATTATTGGATTGAAAATATTGCTGGTGTTACTACTGAGGCTGACTTTAACAAAGTATTGCATGATGGGTATTACAATATGCCAAATAGTAACGATGAAGCAATTGCTTTGAGTTACAATGTTGAATTTAGTGCATATGGTCCAATTATTACGAAACTTGTACCCGAAGACAACAATGCAATTGATTTAGTATTGTATCAAAAAGTTGGAATAAGAGATGGTAAATTCTGTGGCAACCCTTGGGTTCAAGAACTACCGGACCCTATTTCTAAAGTTACTTGGGATAACTATGTGGCTATTCCTAAAGCATTGGCAGAGAAGAAAAAAATTCAACAAGGTGATTTGGTTAAAATTACACACAATGGTATAGTGATTGATAAGTTTCCTGTTAATATCCAACCCGGTCAAGCAAATAATACAATTGCTATTGCATTGGGATATGGAAGAAAAGGAAAAGCTGCCGAGAAAGGTGCTTATGAAATAATTGGAAAGAATGCCTATCCTTTTGCACAATTTGTAAATGGTGCAAGACAATGGGTAACATCCGGAGTCCAAATAGAGAAGGTTTCAGGAAATTATGTATTAGCTCAAACTCAAACCCATAACACAATTGAAGGACGTGATTTATTGAGAGAAGCAACCCAAGCAGATTTTGTTAAGAATCCTGCTGCCGGTAATGATATGCCAAGACCACATTTATATGAACTATGGTCTAGACATGAATATAAGCGCGATGATAATCCGGGTCACTATTGGGCAATGGCTATTGACTTAAATGCTTGTACCGGTTGTGGTGCCTGTGTTGTGGCTTGTAGTATTGAAAACAATGTTCCGATAGTAGGTAGAGATGAAGTAAGAAGAAGAAGGGAAATGCACTGGATTAGAATTGACAGATATTTTGCATTTGAAAATGTGAATCATACTGACTACTCAAAAGACCTATTCCTTAGCAGAGATTATGAACCTGAATACGTAACAAAGGAAAAAGGAATTGAAGCATTGGACAGAGCGGAAGCTAAGAAAAGCAATGCAGATTACGCATATTATGAGAGTGTAAAGGTAATGCACCAACCTATCATGTGTCAGCATTGTGATAATGCTCCTTGTGAAACTGTTTGTCCTGTATTGGCTACAACTCATAGCTCTGAGGGATTAAACCAAATGACATATAACCGTTGTATCGGTACTAAATATTGCGCAAATAACTGTCCATTCAAAGTAAGAAGATTCAATTGGTTCAGATATAATGACAATGATAAGTTTGATTTCTTCTTTAATAACGACTTAGGTAAAATGGTAATCAATCCAGATGTTACTGTTAGAACCAGAGGAGTAATGGAAAAATGCTCAATGTGTGTTCAGCGAATCCAAGACGGTAAGTTGAAAGCAAAACGTGAAAGAAGAGAAATGATAGATGGAGAGATTGAAACAGCTTGCCAAAGATCTTGCCCTGCAAATGCTATTGTATTTGGAGACTTAAATGATGAGAAGAGTGAAGTTTCCAAACTATATAGGAATGAACGTTCCTATCACTTGCTTGAAGAATTAAACCTTCAACAAGGTGTTAAATACCTAACCAAAATCAGAAATATTTAA
- the nrfD gene encoding polysulfide reductase NrfD, translated as MSHNLTTIRPRLVARDKTLADVSNEICRPIENKPSTTWKVGFTLAIIFFGLLAFTLALTTLVGVGTWGLNKTVQWGWDITNFVWWIGIGHAGTLISAILLLFRQKWRMSINRSAEAMTIFAVLCAALFPLFHMGRVWVGAYWVFPLPNAFGSLWVNFNSPLLWDVFAVSTYFSVSLIFWYLGLIPDIATIRDRATTKGRKFWYNFFSMGWTGSTRTWNRYEVVSLILAGISTPLVLSVHTIVSFDFATSVVPGWHTTIFPPYFVAGAIFSGFGMVCTLLIIARKVLNYEDYITIGHLEAMAKVLMLTGTLVGLAYITEFFVAAYSGVEYEQYAFINRATGPYWWAYWSMMTCNLVAPQFFWFRWARTTPWFIFFLSIVVNVGMWFERFVIIVTSLHREYLPSGWALYSPSWVEIGIYLGTFGMFFTFFFLFTKFLPVINMAEVKTILKDSE; from the coding sequence ATGAGTCATAATTTAACAACGATACGCCCCCGATTAGTAGCAAGAGATAAGACACTTGCTGATGTAAGTAATGAGATTTGCCGTCCAATCGAAAATAAGCCATCAACTACATGGAAAGTAGGGTTTACCCTTGCTATTATTTTCTTCGGACTTTTGGCATTCACTCTTGCACTTACTACTCTTGTAGGTGTTGGTACGTGGGGATTAAATAAAACAGTTCAGTGGGGTTGGGATATTACAAACTTCGTTTGGTGGATTGGTATTGGACACGCAGGTACATTGATATCAGCTATTTTGCTTTTGTTCAGACAAAAATGGAGGATGTCAATTAACCGTTCGGCAGAGGCAATGACAATTTTTGCTGTATTATGTGCAGCATTGTTCCCATTGTTTCACATGGGTCGTGTGTGGGTAGGTGCTTATTGGGTATTTCCTTTACCAAATGCTTTTGGTTCTTTGTGGGTAAATTTCAACTCACCATTATTATGGGACGTATTTGCAGTAAGTACATACTTCTCTGTTTCTCTTATATTCTGGTATCTTGGTCTTATTCCAGATATTGCTACAATAAGAGACCGTGCCACAACCAAAGGTCGTAAATTTTGGTATAACTTCTTCTCAATGGGTTGGACTGGTTCTACCAGAACTTGGAATAGGTATGAGGTTGTTTCATTAATCTTAGCAGGTATTTCTACGCCTCTGGTATTATCAGTGCACACCATTGTGTCTTTTGACTTTGCTACTTCTGTAGTTCCCGGTTGGCATACAACCATTTTCCCTCCTTATTTTGTTGCAGGTGCCATTTTCTCCGGTTTTGGAATGGTATGTACGCTGTTGATTATTGCACGGAAGGTGTTGAATTATGAAGATTATATTACTATCGGACATCTTGAAGCAATGGCAAAGGTACTTATGCTAACAGGAACTCTTGTAGGTTTAGCTTATATTACAGAATTCTTTGTTGCAGCTTATTCTGGAGTTGAATACGAACAATATGCATTTATAAATAGGGCTACAGGTCCTTACTGGTGGGCATATTGGAGTATGATGACTTGTAACCTTGTTGCCCCTCAGTTCTTTTGGTTTAGATGGGCACGTACTACTCCGTGGTTTATATTTTTCCTCTCAATCGTTGTGAATGTTGGTATGTGGTTCGAAAGGTTTGTAATCATTGTAACTTCACTTCACAGAGAATATCTTCCTTCAGGTTGGGCTTTATATTCACCAAGTTGGGTTGAAATTGGTATTTATCTTGGAACATTCGGAATGTTCTTTACATTCTTCTTTTTGTTTACCAAATTTTTACCGGTTATCAATATGGCAGAAGTGAAAACTATTTTGAAAGACAGCGAATAA
- a CDS encoding DUF3341 domain-containing protein has protein sequence MIDKKLSLRNSKNLLFGIFEDADAALEVTQTVYDRGVNIIDCYSPYPIHGMEKAMGLKRSRLPIGAFIFAMTGLSLAVILQSGIMYFDWPMIIGGKPFAGLPSWIPVMFELSILCTAFGIVVLFFIRSSMIHGKISNELIDPRQTSDRIVLAMSLDDEGVNKDELVKLLSDLGAVEIKERINLENNEFEDKVIK, from the coding sequence ATGATTGATAAGAAATTAAGTTTAAGAAATAGCAAAAATCTACTCTTCGGTATTTTTGAAGATGCAGATGCAGCATTAGAGGTAACACAAACTGTGTATGATAGAGGTGTAAATATTATTGATTGTTATTCACCCTATCCCATACATGGAATGGAAAAAGCAATGGGACTGAAGCGTTCCAGACTACCAATAGGTGCTTTTATTTTTGCCATGACAGGTTTGTCCCTTGCGGTAATATTACAATCCGGTATCATGTATTTTGATTGGCCCATGATTATTGGAGGTAAGCCTTTTGCCGGGTTGCCTTCATGGATTCCGGTAATGTTCGAGTTATCAATTTTATGTACTGCGTTTGGGATTGTTGTTTTATTCTTTATCAGAAGTTCTATGATTCATGGCAAAATTTCTAATGAATTAATTGACCCCAGACAAACCAGTGATAGAATAGTCTTAGCCATGTCGCTGGATGATGAAGGTGTCAACAAGGATGAACTTGTGAAACTATTGTCTGACCTTGGTGCTGTTGAGATTAAAGAGAGAATCAATTTAGAGAATAATGAGTTTGAGGATAAAGTGATTAAATAA
- a CDS encoding cytochrome c — MNKYFYITFSLVGFAALLSSCSKSRGNNPGVEYAPDMYYDKGYEPFKEKDSNTLNKFGSNLREPVKGTIAVGKLDYAYPLENNGQGYEESATKVNYPENFVFDKARGERLYNIYCSPCHGIEGHNDGNVFKKVPGIKPPWPGYDDNYIKTLPVGKMYHVITYGKNNMGSHASVLTPEERWQVIAHIQELSGVGYHKTVVADQPLSDNVSNNN, encoded by the coding sequence ATGAATAAGTATTTTTATATAACATTTTCTTTGGTTGGGTTTGCTGCACTTTTAAGTTCTTGTTCAAAGAGCCGAGGCAACAATCCAGGTGTTGAATATGCCCCAGATATGTATTACGACAAGGGTTATGAACCTTTCAAAGAAAAGGATTCTAACACATTAAATAAATTTGGTTCTAATTTAAGAGAACCTGTTAAAGGGACTATCGCTGTTGGAAAATTAGATTATGCATATCCATTAGAAAATAACGGACAAGGATATGAAGAGTCTGCAACCAAAGTAAATTATCCTGAGAATTTTGTTTTTGATAAAGCACGTGGAGAAAGATTATATAACATCTATTGTTCTCCTTGTCATGGAATAGAAGGACATAATGACGGAAATGTTTTTAAGAAAGTTCCAGGCATTAAACCACCATGGCCAGGTTATGATGATAATTATATCAAAACATTACCTGTAGGTAAAATGTATCACGTAATTACTTATGGTAAAAACAATATGGGAAGCCATGCTTCAGTTCTAACTCCTGAAGAAAGATGGCAGGTTATTGCTCATATTCAAGAGTTGAGTGGAGTTGGTTATCATAAGACAGTTGTCGCAGATCAACCCCTTTCTGATAATGTATCTAATAATAATTGA
- a CDS encoding quinol:cytochrome C oxidoreductase: protein MAHGHKIELKQEFFSGNKKATKFSIILIVVGLLLTIAGVVTLPKNGASHEGTATETHHDHHDATATTPHLNYYGDHQVNHPLPPPTPEDAGAHKPWYSRIYANILTNSYFFVLVSGLALFFLALQYIANAGWTTVFKRVIEAVTTFLPIAAIIMIVILLVGKTDLYHWAHYEHEGLKPGDVGYDKVLSGKSWFLNSSFFIGGIVLIPLVWILINRKLSSLSLKEDAEGGLFAFKKSIRWSAAFSVFFAFSVSVLSWLVVMSIDAHWYSTIFSVYNFATGFVAALCAITLLVLYLKSIGHLELVTDEHIHDLGKFIFAFSIFWGYIWIAQFLLIWYAHIPEEVYYYQVRLMDQWKPYFYINTVINFVVPFFFLMTRDAKRNPKLLGFVALLLLFGHWIDVYLMVMPGSIGSLAKFGLLEIGMLLLFSGLFIYLVLIALTKRALVPINHPYLEESAHHNVGV from the coding sequence ATGGCGCACGGACACAAAATAGAATTAAAACAAGAGTTTTTCTCAGGAAATAAAAAGGCAACAAAGTTCAGTATCATTTTAATTGTTGTAGGTCTATTGCTAACAATTGCGGGTGTAGTTACACTGCCTAAAAACGGTGCATCTCATGAAGGAACTGCAACAGAAACACATCATGACCACCATGATGCAACGGCAACAACACCTCATCTGAACTATTATGGTGATCATCAGGTGAATCATCCATTGCCACCGCCTACACCCGAAGATGCAGGTGCTCATAAACCTTGGTATTCAAGAATCTATGCTAATATCCTTACTAACTCTTATTTCTTTGTCTTGGTAAGTGGATTAGCATTGTTTTTTCTTGCTCTACAATATATTGCAAATGCAGGGTGGACTACCGTATTTAAGAGAGTAATAGAAGCTGTAACAACCTTCCTGCCGATTGCTGCAATCATTATGATTGTAATATTACTGGTTGGTAAAACGGATTTGTATCATTGGGCTCATTATGAACACGAAGGATTAAAACCGGGTGATGTGGGATATGACAAGGTATTGTCCGGAAAATCTTGGTTTTTGAATTCTAGTTTTTTTATTGGTGGTATTGTTTTGATTCCATTAGTATGGATTTTAATTAATAGAAAATTAAGCTCACTATCGTTAAAAGAAGATGCTGAAGGAGGTTTGTTTGCATTCAAAAAGTCAATTCGTTGGTCTGCTGCTTTCAGTGTTTTCTTTGCATTTTCAGTAAGTGTATTAAGCTGGTTAGTTGTGATGAGTATTGATGCACACTGGTATTCTACAATTTTCTCTGTATATAATTTTGCAACAGGTTTTGTTGCTGCACTTTGTGCTATTACATTACTTGTTCTTTATTTAAAATCTATTGGTCACCTTGAATTGGTAACAGATGAGCATATTCATGACTTAGGAAAATTTATTTTTGCTTTTTCTATTTTCTGGGGATACATTTGGATTGCTCAATTTCTTTTGATTTGGTACGCACATATTCCTGAAGAAGTGTATTATTATCAAGTGAGGTTAATGGATCAATGGAAACCGTATTTTTATATTAATACAGTAATAAACTTTGTAGTACCATTCTTTTTCTTGATGACAAGAGATGCTAAAAGAAATCCGAAGTTGTTAGGTTTTGTAGCACTTTTACTATTGTTCGGACACTGGATTGATGTTTACCTGATGGTAATGCCAGGGTCTATTGGTTCATTGGCTAAATTTGGTTTGCTTGAGATAGGTATGTTATTGCTTTTCTCAGGATTGTTTATCTACTTGGTATTGATAGCGTTGACTAAACGTGCTTTAGTCCCAATTAATCATCCTTATCTGGAAGAATCTGCTCACCATAATGTTGGTGTTTAA
- a CDS encoding aminodeoxychorismate synthase component I, translating to MQLDEFQHQFSNYLTAKIPCLFIIDFECNKCIVVALDEAKAHGIYFDIQGKTNYHNHIITKTINLEDEPISKDIFTKSFNKVKEYLDNGYTYLLNLTFPSQIQTSLSLKEIFQLSFAPYKLLYKDQFVVFSPECFIKIHSNEIFTFPMKGTIDASISNAEALLLNNKKEEWEHNTIVDLLRNDLALIANNIELTKYRYIDRIKTIKNEILQTSSEIKGTLPTTWQTTFAKDIFKLLPAGSISGAPKQKTIHIIQECEISERGFYTGIFGIFDGKDIDSAVAIRFIEQKGDKQYFRSGGGITSNSNIDEEYEELIQKIYIPKQSST from the coding sequence ATGCAGTTAGACGAATTTCAACATCAGTTTTCAAATTATTTAACAGCTAAAATTCCTTGTTTATTTATCATTGATTTTGAATGTAATAAATGTATTGTTGTCGCTTTAGATGAAGCAAAAGCACATGGGATATACTTTGATATACAAGGGAAGACTAACTATCATAACCATATAATCACGAAAACAATCAATTTAGAAGATGAGCCAATATCCAAAGATATTTTCACAAAGAGTTTTAACAAAGTCAAGGAATACTTAGACAATGGATACACATATCTCCTTAACCTAACATTTCCTTCACAGATTCAAACTTCATTAAGTTTAAAGGAAATATTTCAGTTGTCTTTTGCGCCCTACAAGCTACTTTACAAAGATCAATTCGTTGTCTTTTCACCTGAATGCTTTATTAAAATCCATTCAAATGAAATTTTCACCTTTCCAATGAAAGGTACAATAGATGCAAGCATTTCAAATGCGGAAGCACTCTTGCTCAACAACAAAAAAGAAGAATGGGAACACAATACAATTGTAGATTTACTGAGAAATGATTTAGCACTCATTGCAAACAACATCGAACTAACCAAGTATCGCTATATTGATAGAATCAAAACAATCAAGAACGAAATACTGCAAACCAGTTCTGAGATTAAAGGAACTTTGCCTACCACTTGGCAAACAACATTTGCAAAGGATATTTTCAAATTATTGCCTGCCGGTTCTATCAGTGGAGCCCCAAAACAAAAAACAATACATATAATTCAAGAATGTGAAATTTCAGAAAGAGGCTTTTATACCGGGATATTTGGGATTTTTGATGGCAAAGACATTGACAGTGCTGTAGCTATTCGATTTATTGAACAAAAGGGAGATAAACAATACTTTAGGAGCGGTGGGGGAATCACCTCCAACAGCAATATTGATGAAGAATATGAAGAATTAATTCAGAAAATATATATTCCTAAGCAATCATCAACATAA
- a CDS encoding aminodeoxychorismate/anthranilate synthase component II, which translates to MQTLLIDNNDSFTYNIVNLLRSLSNCQFDVIKSAEVTNTQLLQYKKVILSPGPGTSSEFPTIAQTIKHCINTNTDLLGVCLGHQAICEYFGAKLYRMEKVIHGQRRLIKVDNTSMLYSNIPSQIEVGLYHSWAIHPDSLPDCLIQTAISSDNILMSVQHKHFNIYGVQFHPESFMTDYGKQIVNNFLSL; encoded by the coding sequence ATGCAAACGCTGTTAATTGACAATAATGACTCTTTTACCTACAACATAGTAAACCTTTTGAGATCATTGTCCAATTGCCAATTTGATGTCATCAAATCTGCAGAAGTAACAAATACCCAATTACTTCAATACAAAAAGGTAATTTTATCCCCCGGACCCGGTACTTCATCAGAATTCCCAACGATTGCACAAACGATTAAACATTGTATTAATACCAATACTGACTTATTAGGTGTTTGCTTAGGACATCAGGCAATTTGCGAATATTTTGGAGCAAAATTGTATAGAATGGAAAAAGTAATTCATGGTCAAAGAAGGCTCATCAAAGTGGACAACACTTCTATGCTCTATTCAAACATTCCTTCACAGATTGAAGTGGGCTTGTATCACTCTTGGGCAATTCACCCTGATTCTTTACCGGATTGTTTGATTCAAACAGCAATCAGCTCAGATAACATTCTTATGTCAGTACAACATAAACATTTCAATATATATGGCGTACAATTTCATCCCGAATCATTTATGACTGATTATGGAAAACAAATAGTAAACAACTTCTTATCATTATAA
- a CDS encoding exodeoxyribonuclease III: protein MKIMTYNVNGIRAAMNKGLTNFISEKSPDILCLQEIKATEDQIVLEEFHKLGYQGFWFPAQKKGYSGTAILSKIKPTQLTYGCNHTLFDSEGRVLRADFDSVSVISVYFPSGSSGDSRQEIKMEFLEYFFNYIQQLKKTHPKLMICGDYNICHKPIDIHDPIGNKNRSGFLPEEREWMDKFFESGFIDTFRRFNSQPKHYSWWSYRAAARLRNKGWRIDYIAASENLYENLAQSSMFPEHNHSDHCAVETEILF, encoded by the coding sequence ATGAAAATAATGACATATAATGTCAACGGTATAAGAGCAGCAATGAACAAAGGCTTAACAAACTTTATTTCAGAAAAGTCTCCAGACATATTATGCTTGCAAGAAATAAAGGCTACCGAAGACCAAATAGTATTAGAAGAATTCCACAAACTTGGTTATCAAGGATTTTGGTTCCCTGCACAAAAAAAGGGTTATAGCGGTACCGCTATATTAAGTAAAATCAAACCCACTCAACTCACTTATGGCTGCAATCACACACTCTTTGACAGCGAAGGCAGGGTACTAAGAGCTGATTTTGATTCTGTGTCTGTAATCAGCGTGTATTTCCCTTCCGGCTCAAGCGGAGATAGCAGACAAGAAATAAAAATGGAGTTTTTAGAATACTTTTTTAATTACATACAGCAACTCAAGAAAACTCATCCCAAATTGATGATATGTGGAGATTATAACATTTGTCACAAACCCATTGATATTCATGACCCTATAGGGAATAAGAACAGAAGTGGCTTCCTCCCTGAAGAACGAGAATGGATGGACAAATTCTTTGAATCAGGATTCATTGACACTTTTCGAAGATTTAATAGTCAACCAAAGCACTACTCATGGTGGAGTTATAGAGCCGCAGCAAGACTCAGAAACAAAGGATGGCGCATTGATTACATTGCAGCCTCTGAAAATCTTTATGAAAATTTAGCACAGTCATCCATGTTTCCGGAACACAATCATAGCGATCATTGTGCTGTTGAGACTGAAATCCTTTTTTAA